GATTGCCGCCCAGCGCCGACGCCGCTTCGCCGGGCGCCGGCGGCGGCCCGGTGTCGCCGGGCACGCCGCCGTACAGTCCGCCCGGCGGCGGCAGGCCGGGCTCGTATTGCACCAGCCGCGGCCGCGGAATGAACATCGTCACCTGGGCGTAGGCCATGTCGTCGGCGACGAGCGGATTGCGATACAGGCCCGGCAACGTCTGCCGAAGCTGTGGGCGATAACCAATGCCCACCCAGGTGAATTCCCGTTCCAGATGACTCTGGCGGTCGGCGATCGACTCGACCGGAGTACGGATGACGAACAGCATGTTCTGGGCGGTGTTTTCGACGTCCAGCAGCCAGTCGAGCTTGCCGCAGGTGAACCCGCGCCAGAAGTTGGCGAACTGGCTCATCTGCCCCTCGCTGTCGAAGCCTTGCAGCGTCTCCTTGTTCCAGGCGTCCAAATACTGGTGCGCCAAGGCGTGCCGCTGCTGCGTCGAGATCACAAAGTAATCGCCGCCCGGCAGGTCACTGATCGGATCGACGACGGGCAACGTGCGCATCATCCAAGCGCCGGGGCCATCGTAGGTTGTGCCGAGTGCCTGCCCGGTCGTGCGCCACAGCGTGGCCAGGCAATCGCCGCGTCCGCCGTCGAGCAACCCGTGCTGCCGGGCAATCTCGCGGGCGGTCATCTGGGCGACCTGCGGCATCGTCGCGACGAGGGCCCGCTGATACTTGGGAATCAGCTCCTGCGCGAGAATCTCTTCCAGCACCGGCAGAATCATGGCGCTGGCGGCGGACGACCACTCGGTGAACGAACGGACCATCTCGGCTTCCATGGGCACCTTGAGCGCGGTCGCGGTGCCTAAGGCGGAGAACTTGGGGAAGGGCGAGGCCGCCAGCCAGGGCGCCATGGCGGCCCAGGCGGCGAGCGCGTCGGGGGCAAGCGTTGCCGAGCTGCGGTCGCGGGCCTCGCGCATATAAGCGGTGAGGGCGAACACGTCGCAGATCAGGTGATTGGTGAAGGCCAGCGAGTTCATGCCTCGCGCCAGCATGACCCCGCCCGAATAGGTCGCCGCATCGGCCGCGTTCTGCATCCGCACCTTGCGATCGACCTGCCGGCCGACGTTCATCACCATGCCCAATAGCATGGTCAATAGCAGCAGCGAGAACACCGAGAGCAGGCTGATCGTGCCATCCTGGTCGCGGTGCAGGCGTTGCAAGGTACGCATGGGTGGCTGGGGCAGAGCCTGGCCGCGAGACGGCCGTGAATACCGTAGGGCGGAATGGCCAGGCGATGCCCCGGTCGTCGCACCACCGGGGCATCGCGTGGCCGCCGCGCGGTTTTGCATGGCTGGCTCGA
This genomic stretch from Pirellulales bacterium harbors:
- a CDS encoding pilus assembly protein TadG-related protein; protein product: MRTLQRLHRDQDGTISLLSVFSLLLLTMLLGMVMNVGRQVDRKVRMQNAADAATYSGGVMLARGMNSLAFTNHLICDVFALTAYMREARDRSSATLAPDALAAWAAMAPWLAASPFPKFSALGTATALKVPMEAEMVRSFTEWSSAASAMILPVLEEILAQELIPKYQRALVATMPQVAQMTAREIARQHGLLDGGRGDCLATLWRTTGQALGTTYDGPGAWMMRTLPVVDPISDLPGGDYFVISTQQRHALAHQYLDAWNKETLQGFDSEGQMSQFANFWRGFTCGKLDWLLDVENTAQNMLFVIRTPVESIADRQSHLEREFTWVGIGYRPQLRQTLPGLYRNPLVADDMAYAQVTMFIPRPRLVQYEPGLPPPGGLYGGVPGDTGPPPAPGEAASALGGNRQIWWVRWQNRPRSWDLLNQNWTVALVPATSASLGPLLSMPPPGFGNVRVRYLQGFTPWELQSVNMH